From Chryseobacterium salivictor, a single genomic window includes:
- a CDS encoding DUF6759 domain-containing protein, whose product MKKTLIFAVVLIFLTGCYKIESNVSTVDSSDSLMSSLDSATVVYDVDSSLLDSETVNGDINNNPADSIKISLITYDDALAVNTSEGWRKFLKDNPGYKNKEEINEKIIRAEVNEITNDKNTGEMPSAEKIGNTKTSKSKMIIENDTSCDLTIRYSGPDAKRITIAPNSKGTVDLGSGNYTVAASACGYNYAGSEALSGNYSVVYYISTVRY is encoded by the coding sequence ATGAAAAAAACTTTAATATTTGCTGTAGTTTTAATTTTTCTTACAGGATGCTATAAAATCGAGAGCAATGTATCAACAGTAGATTCATCAGATTCTCTTATGTCTAGTTTGGATTCTGCTACTGTAGTTTATGATGTTGACTCAAGTCTTCTTGATTCTGAAACTGTTAATGGAGATATTAATAATAATCCAGCGGATTCCATTAAAATTAGTCTAATCACTTACGATGATGCATTAGCAGTAAATACGTCTGAAGGATGGCGAAAATTTCTAAAAGATAATCCTGGATATAAGAACAAAGAGGAAATTAATGAAAAAATAATTCGAGCTGAAGTAAATGAAATTACTAATGATAAAAATACTGGTGAAATGCCATCAGCTGAAAAAATAGGAAATACAAAAACTTCAAAATCAAAAATGATAATTGAAAACGATACATCTTGTGACTTGACTATTCGATATAGTGGTCCTGATGCTAAACGAATAACGATAGCTCCCAATTCAAAAGGAACAGTTGATTTAGGAAGTGGTAACTACACCGTTGCAGCTTCTGCTTGTGGCTACAACTATGCAGGTTCTGAAGCTTTGTCTGGTAATTATTCTGTGGTATATTACATTTCAACTGTTCGGTATTAA
- a CDS encoding histidine kinase dimerization/phosphoacceptor domain -containing protein: MTKPYFLFSVLGAVFLCVCAAPQLSAQYSMDLNYSRDLIKKNKIDSAILILNAGIKKSANATEKGLAYLQLGSTYKQEQQYARALAAYRSALQLFKTQKATPGIFLTYTGIAELYRYQRLYRDAEEYLKLCEDLLKREKIPDAYLMKFYSRKAALFSEYHQKPDSALIYSEKAMILAHKTEDRDVLMQSLMEISGIYVRKHDYAQAIKLSAEVVALAQKDGNVQLQCDALVNLCRNLNLNEEYSKSIRTSLEAFEFAKKNKKTFNQLLFADNLQVAYSKINDYRNAHKYLRIRLDLTEDFYNKLHDQKVLEYEKKFRLAEKQNQIDDNHKLLLLKEEELKRQELIRYFILLMMLAAVLLTGVLLYNTRLIRKKNTALRLASEENELLVSETHHRINNNLQLISILIQNELKKNPALDAFSRRRITANIDSLGVLHRHLYQNATGKSLDLHAYLKDIWENAEVLFEANGITNRFEVAHTVLPEMQAMYFGLLVTELCMNSLKHAFTQENHKNIALLITSTDNGLSFCYTDNGKGTAEIPKLQLVDKLCRQLRVQYQLDTTNGFQINFDMNI; this comes from the coding sequence ATGACAAAACCTTATTTTCTTTTTTCTGTCTTAGGTGCGGTGTTCCTTTGTGTATGTGCGGCGCCGCAGTTGAGTGCGCAATACAGCATGGATCTGAATTATTCACGCGATCTTATCAAGAAAAATAAAATCGATTCCGCCATTCTGATACTGAATGCCGGGATTAAAAAATCAGCAAATGCTACAGAAAAAGGCTTGGCCTATCTACAGCTCGGAAGTACGTACAAACAGGAACAGCAATATGCCCGAGCGCTCGCGGCGTACCGTAGCGCCCTGCAGCTGTTTAAAACGCAAAAGGCAACCCCCGGAATCTTTCTTACCTACACAGGGATTGCCGAACTGTACCGGTATCAACGGCTGTACCGCGATGCCGAAGAGTACCTGAAACTGTGCGAAGACCTGCTGAAAAGGGAAAAAATCCCCGATGCGTACCTGATGAAATTCTACAGCCGCAAAGCCGCGCTTTTTTCTGAATACCACCAAAAGCCCGACAGTGCCCTCATCTATTCCGAAAAGGCAATGATCCTTGCGCATAAAACGGAAGACCGCGACGTATTGATGCAGTCGCTGATGGAGATTTCAGGTATTTATGTACGCAAGCACGACTATGCACAGGCGATAAAACTGTCGGCCGAAGTGGTGGCGCTTGCTCAAAAGGACGGCAATGTGCAGCTGCAGTGCGATGCACTCGTCAATCTGTGCCGGAACCTTAATCTGAATGAGGAGTACAGCAAATCTATCAGAACTTCCCTGGAGGCGTTTGAGTTTGCGAAAAAAAATAAAAAAACCTTTAACCAGCTGCTGTTCGCTGACAACCTGCAGGTGGCCTATTCTAAAATAAACGACTACCGCAACGCCCATAAATACCTTAGAATTCGGCTCGACCTTACGGAAGATTTCTACAACAAACTGCACGACCAAAAAGTACTGGAGTACGAAAAAAAGTTCCGGCTCGCTGAGAAACAGAATCAGATAGACGATAACCACAAACTGCTGCTGCTGAAAGAAGAAGAACTGAAAAGGCAGGAGCTCATCCGGTATTTTATTCTGCTCATGATGCTTGCGGCGGTGTTACTTACAGGCGTTCTGCTGTACAACACGCGCCTCATCCGCAAGAAAAATACCGCACTGCGGCTGGCCTCTGAGGAAAATGAACTGCTCGTGTCGGAAACCCATCACCGCATCAATAACAACCTGCAACTCATCAGCATCCTTATTCAGAATGAGCTTAAGAAAAATCCGGCTCTTGATGCGTTCAGCCGCCGCAGGATTACGGCAAATATCGATTCTCTGGGTGTTCTGCACCGGCATCTGTATCAAAACGCCACTGGCAAAAGCCTCGACCTCCATGCGTATCTAAAGGACATCTGGGAGAATGCGGAGGTGCTTTTTGAAGCGAACGGCATCACGAACCGCTTCGAGGTGGCGCATACCGTGCTCCCCGAAATGCAGGCGATGTATTTCGGGTTGCTCGTCACCGAACTGTGCATGAATTCGCTGAAACACGCTTTCACGCAGGAGAACCATAAAAATATTGCACTGCTCATCACGTCCACCGACAATGGGCTCTCTTTCTGTTACACGGACAACGGAAAAGGAACCGCGGAAATCCCGAAACTTCAGCTGGTGGATAAACTCT
- a CDS encoding leucyl aminopeptidase family protein has protein sequence MTEHYLNATLVSYAKKDHLAAGSSPVHLIVSQTDEVSNQYPKSVAESVKDAFEKKKNKVIITNGEVQQFLITLPKTDLESLRLAGASVFQALKEVNSKDVNIDEVSGLTELQRFAFLEGLLLSSYRFSKYKKEKTAFEIKILCSSHFIDKKSLTELQKIAEAVSLTKTMVNEPPQFMDALRFSEYATEAGKKFGFQTEILGKEEIAKLGMGGILAVNRGSSVPPTFTVFHYKPENAVNEKPLVLVGKGVTFDTGGYSIKVGGNMTSMKSDMAGGAAVLGIISAAAANKLPYRIIGLVPATDNKISSDALVVDDIITMMDGTTVEVQNTDAEGRLVLADALTYAKRFDPELVVDMATLTGASVAITGSFGIAMAGNNQDFMEQLKVSGEETYERLIQLPFWTEFEELLKSDIADLKNIGGPIGGATTAGKFLEHFTDYPWIHLDIAGASFVNDAKGYRQSGGTGVAVRLLYQFIKSKCM, from the coding sequence ATGACAGAACATTATTTAAATGCAACGTTAGTATCGTACGCTAAAAAAGATCATCTTGCTGCGGGTAGCAGTCCGGTACACCTTATTGTCAGTCAAACTGATGAGGTGTCAAATCAATATCCAAAATCAGTTGCTGAATCGGTTAAAGACGCCTTTGAAAAAAAAAAGAACAAAGTAATCATCACTAACGGCGAGGTACAGCAATTCCTGATTACGCTTCCAAAGACTGACCTGGAAAGTCTAAGACTTGCAGGCGCTTCCGTTTTTCAGGCCTTGAAAGAGGTGAACAGCAAAGACGTGAATATTGATGAGGTTAGTGGTTTGACTGAACTTCAACGGTTTGCTTTTTTAGAAGGATTGCTTTTGAGCAGTTACCGTTTTTCTAAATATAAAAAAGAAAAAACAGCTTTTGAGATTAAAATTTTATGTTCTTCGCACTTTATCGATAAAAAGTCGCTGACCGAATTACAGAAAATTGCAGAAGCCGTATCATTAACCAAAACCATGGTGAATGAACCGCCTCAGTTTATGGATGCGCTGAGATTCTCCGAATACGCCACAGAAGCGGGCAAGAAATTTGGTTTTCAAACCGAAATACTGGGGAAAGAAGAAATCGCAAAATTGGGCATGGGCGGAATTCTGGCCGTCAACAGAGGATCTTCTGTACCTCCTACCTTCACTGTTTTTCATTACAAGCCGGAAAATGCGGTGAATGAAAAACCTTTGGTTTTAGTAGGAAAAGGAGTCACTTTTGATACCGGTGGATATTCCATCAAAGTGGGCGGCAATATGACCTCCATGAAATCGGATATGGCTGGTGGTGCCGCAGTTTTGGGAATTATTTCTGCCGCCGCAGCGAATAAATTACCGTACCGGATCATCGGTTTGGTTCCGGCAACCGACAATAAAATCTCTTCTGACGCTTTGGTGGTCGATGATATCATCACCATGATGGACGGCACCACCGTAGAAGTACAGAATACCGATGCCGAAGGACGTTTGGTTTTGGCCGATGCGCTAACCTATGCAAAACGTTTTGATCCTGAATTGGTGGTTGATATGGCGACCTTGACCGGCGCTTCGGTTGCGATCACAGGGTCATTCGGAATTGCAATGGCAGGAAATAACCAGGATTTCATGGAACAATTGAAAGTGTCCGGGGAAGAGACTTACGAAAGACTGATCCAGCTGCCGTTCTGGACAGAATTCGAAGAGCTGCTGAAATCGGATATTGCCGATTTGAAAAATATTGGAGGGCCCATCGGTGGCGCGACAACCGCCGGAAAATTCCTGGAACATTTTACCGATTACCCGTGGATCCATTTGGATATCGCCGGAGCATCGTTCGTCAATGACGCAAAAGGCTACCGACAAAGTGGTGGTACGGGCGTTGCTGTAAGATTGTTATATCAGTTCATTAAAAGTAAATGCATGTAA
- a CDS encoding DUF4407 domain-containing protein — protein MGRSIFKQNRLLHLFSGEDRGIINELDNRKINRNFNFIGLFVIVICIICFVSAVLFMLNVFQGVGKIASLPIGIFWGFTVTTIYVLLLYTITPPLLIDKNMLIKKAKKTRKPHIEKAINSKNLQNFNNWLTVSMLTRLIFIIVFAVIVAQPINVILFTKPINDKLELYKSYYKSEIILNADVHRIEQEVVLYEEFLKDIHFNSLSKADSIIVSDKLSTIGDKISFDSNFLSQSQKIQAEISLASKNKIPQQKIDEKIVNLNNKIDEEVQSDNDYLNQNLDSLKSENIVLKKFDVDFKELINKKEFNNSYTIALVDNNNFYMRRIVIINTHVLGAWIVNLFFMSLFIIPISLKFNIRKIRIKDKGGFYPFKKKYEEEIVQSNYSSFKAKFEKNLGERLHLSYIKTKERLQPHLAVLEMYKPLVAKEIKADLLARYYPYVDDKDAIIKEEFNFSNEDLLTLQERNKIVFYEKYLDPPFNLKKREDFKIKISGQQLIDEVWSDE, from the coding sequence ATGGGCAGAAGTATATTCAAACAAAACAGACTGCTTCATCTTTTCTCAGGTGAAGACCGTGGGATTATCAATGAATTAGACAACAGAAAAATTAATAGAAACTTCAATTTTATTGGTTTATTTGTTATTGTAATCTGTATAATCTGTTTTGTTAGTGCTGTACTTTTTATGCTCAATGTTTTTCAGGGAGTGGGAAAAATAGCAAGTCTTCCGATTGGTATTTTCTGGGGATTTACGGTTACAACAATCTATGTTTTATTGTTGTACACGATAACTCCACCTTTATTAATTGACAAAAACATGTTAATAAAAAAAGCAAAAAAAACCAGGAAGCCCCATATAGAAAAGGCAATAAATAGCAAGAATTTACAAAATTTCAATAATTGGCTTACTGTATCGATGCTTACTAGGCTAATATTTATTATCGTTTTTGCAGTTATCGTTGCACAACCCATCAACGTTATTCTTTTTACCAAGCCGATAAATGATAAACTGGAACTATATAAATCCTATTACAAATCTGAAATTATTTTAAATGCTGACGTCCATAGAATTGAACAGGAAGTTGTGTTATATGAAGAATTTTTAAAAGATATACATTTCAATTCTTTGTCTAAAGCGGATAGTATAATTGTATCTGATAAACTAAGTACAATTGGCGATAAAATTAGCTTTGATTCAAATTTCCTTTCTCAATCCCAAAAAATTCAAGCTGAAATTTCATTGGCTTCAAAAAATAAAATTCCCCAGCAAAAAATTGACGAAAAAATTGTTAATCTAAATAATAAAATTGACGAAGAAGTACAAAGTGACAATGATTATCTGAACCAAAATTTAGACTCACTCAAAAGTGAAAACATAGTTCTAAAGAAATTCGATGTGGATTTTAAAGAGTTGATTAATAAGAAAGAGTTTAATAATTCTTACACTATTGCCCTTGTTGATAATAATAACTTTTACATGAGGAGAATTGTTATCATTAACACTCATGTTTTGGGAGCATGGATTGTAAATTTATTTTTCATGTCACTGTTTATTATTCCAATCTCTCTAAAATTTAATATCAGAAAAATACGAATAAAAGACAAAGGAGGTTTCTATCCCTTCAAAAAGAAGTATGAAGAAGAAATAGTTCAAAGCAATTACAGCAGTTTTAAAGCAAAGTTCGAGAAAAATCTTGGAGAAAGGCTACATCTGTCTTATATCAAAACAAAAGAGAGACTTCAACCACATCTTGCAGTTTTAGAAATGTACAAACCTTTAGTTGCGAAGGAAATAAAAGCTGATTTGTTAGCGAGATATTATCCATACGTAGATGATAAGGATGCGATTATAAAAGAAGAATTTAATTTTTCAAATGAGGACCTGCTTACTTTACAGGAAAGGAACAAAATAGTTTTTTATGAAAAATATCTAGACCCCCCTTTTAATCTGAAAAAGAGAGAAGATTTCAAAATCAAGATTTCTGGTCAACAATTAATTGATGAAGTTTGGAGCGATGAGTGA
- a CDS encoding DUF3570 domain-containing protein, translating into MQQTGFLSLPFHRVYFTDGSVHQENLPDKRFKIPLGMRANCFLGDQIILRTSYRYYTDDWGLKSNTVSIETPVKISPFASVSPFYRFYSQTGTPKSPGSFIPLQKKVYALLPFCFRYK; encoded by the coding sequence GTGCAGCAAACAGGATTTTTAAGCTTGCCTTTTCACCGTGTTTATTTTACAGACGGCTCTGTTCATCAGGAAAATTTACCTGATAAGCGGTTTAAGATTCCGTTGGGCATGAGAGCCAATTGTTTCCTGGGAGATCAAATTATTTTAAGAACCTCTTACCGGTATTATACCGATGACTGGGGATTAAAATCGAACACGGTGAGTATCGAAACCCCGGTGAAAATTTCGCCTTTTGCTTCGGTAAGTCCTTTTTACAGATTCTACTCACAAACCGGTACCCCAAAATCTCCTGGGTCATTTATTCCACTCCAAAAGAAGGTTTATGCTTTGTTGCCTTTTTGTTTTCGATATAAGTGA
- a CDS encoding helix-turn-helix domain-containing protein, giving the protein MWSRQNFSFKCKWVSVIYYYKGNNAVMQNRKDEGVSYFKKMDSVFQRHHFIFPELQHGYHYLIREAGQRLNFRDLTSYMDALRAAETVNHEDWHHLYARFRLASITDDHQNTADRYRTVLFGVIFISLILAGYLLDDYLEKPPVVLLAGGSLSTEDLETEPKAPKRTPALTPEIRQTIRNNLRKFEEDKAFLAPNLSLKKVAQGAGVNANYLSRYLNSEKGMSISRYLAELRIAYIAGMMAEDPAVANRSAEQLCALCGIASPSNMRHLFYIIYGMPLSQYQKQCREKFAGEMGGNEGTS; this is encoded by the coding sequence GTGTGGAGTAGGCAAAATTTCTCTTTTAAATGCAAATGGGTGTCCGTAATTTATTATTACAAAGGCAATAACGCTGTGATGCAAAACCGCAAAGATGAAGGGGTGAGTTATTTTAAAAAGATGGATTCGGTTTTTCAGCGCCACCATTTTATATTTCCTGAACTGCAGCACGGCTACCATTACCTTATCCGTGAAGCCGGTCAAAGGTTAAACTTCCGCGATCTTACTTCTTATATGGATGCATTAAGAGCGGCTGAAACGGTGAACCACGAAGACTGGCATCACCTGTACGCACGGTTCCGATTGGCCAGCATCACGGATGATCATCAAAATACTGCTGACCGGTATCGGACAGTCCTTTTTGGTGTTATATTTATTTCACTTATTTTGGCAGGCTACCTTCTTGATGATTATCTGGAAAAACCGCCGGTCGTACTCTTGGCAGGTGGCAGCCTCAGCACGGAAGATTTGGAAACGGAACCTAAAGCACCAAAGAGAACACCTGCCCTCACCCCAGAAATCCGCCAAACCATCCGGAATAACCTCCGGAAATTTGAAGAAGACAAAGCGTTTTTAGCACCGAACCTTAGCCTTAAAAAGGTGGCACAGGGGGCAGGCGTCAATGCCAATTATCTGTCGCGGTATCTTAACAGCGAAAAAGGAATGAGTATCAGCCGCTATCTCGCAGAGTTGCGCATTGCCTATATTGCCGGGATGATGGCTGAAGATCCTGCAGTAGCGAATCGGTCGGCTGAACAGTTGTGTGCTTTATGTGGAATTGCCTCGCCTTCGAACATGCGGCATCTTTTTTACATCATTTATGGCATGCCGCTGTCGCAGTACCAGAAGCAGTGCCGAGAGAAGTTTGCCGGAGAAATGGGCGGGAATGAGGGTACTTCCTGA